The sequence below is a genomic window from Gemmatimonadaceae bacterium.
CGAGTTTGCCGTGAAGCACCTGATGATCGCGACCGTCAAGGGTCGATTCGCCGACGTGAAGGGCACCGTGATCGTGGACGACGCCGCCCCCAAGGCGGCGCGCGTGGACGTCACCATCGCCGTGGCGTCCATCGACACGCGCGATGAGAAGCGCGACGCGCACCTCAGATCCGCCGACTTCTTCGACGTGGAGCGCTTTCCGGTGATCACGTTCAAGGGCAAGCGCGTGGACGGCCCGCTGGACGGCGAGTTCAAGCTCGTGGGCGACCTCACGATCCGCGACGTGACCCGCGAAGTCACGCTGAACGTGGAGTCGGCCGGCCAGGCCACGGATCCCTGGGGCGGCCAGCGCGCCGGCTACTCGGCCACCACGAAGATCAACCGCAAGGACTTCGGGCTCGTGTGGAACGTGGCGCTGGAGACGGGTGGGGTGCTGGTGGGCGACGACATCAAGATCTCCCTCGACGTGGAGTTGGTGAAGCAGGCGGCGTAACACGCGGTGCTCCACCGGGAGCATTCCATGACATCCATCGATCCGGGCGCGGCCATCGGGCGCGTCCAGCTTCGCGTGAGCGACCTCGAACGGTCGCTCACGTTCTATACGACCGTGCTCGGGCTCGACGTCCTGTCGCGCGACGCGGGCCGGGCCACGCTCGGCGTGGACGGGCGCGCCCTCGTCGTACTGAGCGCCTCGGCGGGCGCCGGGCCGCGTCCGCGCCGCACCACCGGGATCTACCACTTCGCCATCCTCGTGCCCTCGCGGGTGGATCTGGGCCATGCGCTGGCGCGGGTGCTGGCCGCGCGGTGGCCGATGCAGGGGGCATCGGATCATGGGGTGAGCGAGGCGCTCTATCTGAGCGACCCCGACGGCATCGGGATCGAGATCTACCGCGACCGCCCGCGGGCCGCATGGCCCATGCAGGACGGCACGCTGGCCATGGTCACCGATCCGCTCGATCTGCAGGCGCTGCTCGACGGGGCGCTGGCCGGCGGCCAGCCGGCCGCGCGGCTGCCCGCGGACGCGCGCATGGGGCACGTGCACCTGCAGGTGCGCGACGTCAACGAAGCCGAGCGCTTCTACCATGGCGCGTTGGGGTTCGACGTGATGCAGCGGATGGCGGCGAGCGCGCTGTTCGTCTCGGCGGGCGGCTATCACCATCATCTGGGGCTCAACACGTGGGGCGTGGCGGGAGCGCCGCCGCAGCCGGAAACCACGCCGGGCCTGGACTACTTCACGGTGGTCGTGCCGGCGGGCGGCGCGTTGGACGGCATGCGCGCGGCGCTGGCGTCGGCGGGGGTCTCGCTGGTGGAGCGCGACGGCGGATGGC
It includes:
- a CDS encoding YceI family protein, producing MGTPTTWQIDASHSAAEFAVKHLMIATVKGRFADVKGTVIVDDAAPKAARVDVTIAVASIDTRDEKRDAHLRSADFFDVERFPVITFKGKRVDGPLDGEFKLVGDLTIRDVTREVTLNVESAGQATDPWGGQRAGYSATTKINRKDFGLVWNVALETGGVLVGDDIKISLDVELVKQAA
- a CDS encoding VOC family protein; amino-acid sequence: MTSIDPGAAIGRVQLRVSDLERSLTFYTTVLGLDVLSRDAGRATLGVDGRALVVLSASAGAGPRPRRTTGIYHFAILVPSRVDLGHALARVLAARWPMQGASDHGVSEALYLSDPDGIGIEIYRDRPRAAWPMQDGTLAMVTDPLDLQALLDGALAGGQPAARLPADARMGHVHLQVRDVNEAERFYHGALGFDVMQRMAASALFVSAGGYHHHLGLNTWGVAGAPPQPETTPGLDYFTVVVPAGGALDGMRAALASAGVSLVERDGGWLARDPSDNRVLLVAG